The following coding sequences lie in one Corynebacterium humireducens NBRC 106098 = DSM 45392 genomic window:
- a CDS encoding Ltp family lipoprotein, translating into MKRALTLLPVTILLLGACTQTGPTPPPAPTETETVTVSVTPDIPWVPERPTPEPTTPGEIITQSRDFARARARELNTQEIHSVTSLEFALVSEGISREDARWAADSLDVDWNQNAVRAVRELDRVTTNSRVGMLRDLKARGFTQDEAHYGIDNSWINYHDNALQTAYQLHQSTEEGMLYEEIRHGLIEWYGFLPEEADWAIDNMYPHAVG; encoded by the coding sequence ATGAAGCGTGCCCTGACCCTCCTGCCCGTGACGATCCTGCTGCTGGGCGCCTGCACCCAGACCGGGCCCACCCCGCCACCCGCGCCGACGGAGACGGAGACCGTCACGGTGAGCGTGACCCCGGACATACCGTGGGTCCCGGAACGCCCGACCCCGGAACCCACCACCCCCGGGGAGATCATCACGCAGTCCCGGGACTTCGCCCGGGCGCGGGCCCGTGAACTCAACACCCAGGAGATCCACTCCGTGACCAGCCTCGAGTTCGCGCTCGTCAGCGAGGGCATCAGCCGGGAGGACGCCCGCTGGGCCGCCGACTCCCTCGACGTCGACTGGAACCAGAACGCCGTCCGGGCGGTCAGGGAACTCGACAGGGTGACCACGAACTCCCGCGTCGGGATGCTTCGTGACCTCAAGGCCCGCGGCTTCACCCAGGATGAGGCGCACTACGGGATCGACAACTCGTGGATCAACTACCACGACAACGCCCTGCAGACCGCCTACCAGCTGCACCAGTCCACGGAGGAGGGCATGCTCTACGAGGAGATCCGGCACGGCCTCATCGAGTGGTACGGCTTCCTCCCCGAGGAGGCCGACTGGGCCATCGACAACATGTACCCCCACGCCGTGGGCTGA
- a CDS encoding Ltp family lipoprotein, whose amino-acid sequence MVTPLRAGILLAATSLTLASCASEPEIVTVTETVTASPEKSTVTSTRSTTSSATPEPATDTATEPRETTTETTTTPTTTRAAAADGTPREFRAAVDKAVSYNSTSGFSKQGLYEQLLYEGFPEAAAQYGVDNVSADWSNNALRTAESYNSMSGFSRQGLHDQLIYEGFTAEQAQYGVNNVQADWSANALRTANSYLQTSAFSDAGLYDQLLYEGFTPEQASYALANL is encoded by the coding sequence ATGGTCACACCCCTCCGCGCCGGCATCCTGCTCGCCGCCACCTCCCTGACGCTGGCATCCTGCGCCTCCGAGCCCGAGATCGTCACGGTCACCGAGACCGTCACCGCCTCGCCGGAGAAGTCCACGGTGACGTCGACACGCAGCACGACGAGCAGCGCCACCCCGGAACCCGCGACGGATACCGCGACGGAGCCCCGGGAAACCACCACCGAGACGACCACGACTCCGACCACCACCCGGGCGGCCGCGGCAGACGGGACGCCGCGCGAATTCCGCGCCGCCGTGGACAAGGCCGTGAGTTACAACTCGACGTCCGGATTCTCAAAGCAGGGTCTCTACGAACAGCTGCTCTACGAGGGGTTCCCGGAGGCGGCGGCCCAGTACGGGGTCGACAACGTCTCAGCTGACTGGTCGAACAATGCGCTGCGGACGGCGGAGAGCTACAACTCCATGTCCGGATTCTCGCGACAGGGGCTCCACGATCAGCTCATCTACGAGGGTTTCACCGCTGAGCAGGCCCAGTACGGGGTCAACAACGTGCAGGCGGACTGGTCCGCCAATGCGCTGCGCACGGCGAACAGCTATCTCCAGACCTCCGCCTTCTCGGACGCGGGGCTCTACGATCAGCTCCTCTACGAGGGTTTCACCCCTGAGCAGGCCTCCTACGCCCTGGCGAACCTCTGA
- a CDS encoding Na+/H+ antiporter subunit G, with translation MSVAEIFVSVLVVLATLMVVTTAVAMWRAPDALTRVNLMGPVVGVAFPLLVTGKLIIDWSTSGFDANDTVRAVLSIAGVWIVGSVGSYYLGRSIYGVTVVDAIHAEERAYQQGTETV, from the coding sequence ATGAGTGTCGCAGAGATCTTCGTCTCCGTCCTCGTGGTGCTGGCCACCCTCATGGTGGTGACCACCGCAGTCGCGATGTGGCGTGCCCCGGACGCGCTCACCCGCGTCAACCTCATGGGCCCGGTCGTCGGCGTGGCGTTCCCGCTGCTGGTGACGGGCAAGCTGATCATCGACTGGTCCACCAGCGGCTTCGACGCCAACGACACGGTGCGTGCGGTGCTGTCCATCGCCGGGGTGTGGATCGTCGGGTCCGTCGGTTCCTACTACCTGGGCAGGTCGATCTACGGCGTCACCGTCGTCGACGCCATCCACGCCGAGGAACGCGCCTACCAGCAGGGCACGGAGACGGTCTAG
- a CDS encoding cation:proton antiporter — protein MTPFEWLLAVCIAVMTLALVSGLVLILRTRDVITKAVISDLIFYSMVCIFLTWTLTNATSIGYEVALLAAIAGGVLPTLSMARIISRGRR, from the coding sequence GTGACCCCCTTCGAATGGCTCCTCGCCGTGTGCATCGCCGTCATGACGCTCGCGCTCGTGTCCGGCCTCGTCCTTATTCTGCGGACCCGCGACGTGATCACGAAGGCCGTGATCAGTGACCTGATCTTCTACTCGATGGTCTGCATCTTCCTCACGTGGACCCTCACCAACGCCACGTCCATCGGCTACGAGGTGGCACTGCTGGCGGCGATCGCCGGCGGCGTGCTCCCCACCCTGTCGATGGCACGGATCATCTCGAGGGGGCGTCGATAA
- a CDS encoding monovalent cation/H+ antiporter subunit E yields MHVLLFIPWWIKEIFVAGFQVAWAGFRPDAGYDPVVVRYPLRVTSEWEIFWFTTAITATPSTLSLGLREPAEEGQPRILLVQAAFGSDPAGVVADLADMEARLAPRVRDIDHGVPGQGPATSLDPRFYAYPTSRKEKNR; encoded by the coding sequence ATGCACGTACTGCTGTTCATCCCCTGGTGGATCAAGGAGATCTTCGTCGCCGGTTTCCAGGTGGCGTGGGCGGGTTTCCGCCCTGACGCCGGATACGACCCGGTCGTGGTGCGTTACCCGCTGCGGGTGACCTCCGAGTGGGAGATCTTCTGGTTCACCACCGCCATCACCGCCACCCCGTCGACGCTCTCGCTCGGTCTGCGTGAGCCGGCGGAGGAGGGCCAGCCGCGGATCCTGCTCGTCCAGGCCGCCTTCGGTTCTGACCCGGCCGGGGTCGTCGCCGACCTGGCCGACATGGAGGCCCGTCTGGCGCCCCGCGTCCGCGACATCGACCACGGCGTGCCCGGACAGGGTCCCGCCACCTCGCTGGACCCCAGGTTCTACGCGTACCCCACCAGCCGGAAGGAGAAGAACCGGTGA
- a CDS encoding monovalent cation/H+ antiporter subunit D family protein, with the protein MDWTLPLFAAVPLFTAAVAVLLPWRWARDVLHIGIPTLGILAGAWLFAYTAEHGTIAHNVGLYVGGVAIPFAADTFSAIMIIATMIVAASANWFATLSGETVSRYYASLTLILVTGVNGALLTADLFNFFVFIEVMLLPSYGLIAMSGTWARLAGGRAFVLVNLAASTLLLIGVGVVYGITGTVNIAALQGAAAGNGPVVVAMGLVLIAVGAKAGVFPVHTWLPRTYPATSAAVMGLFSGLHTKVAVYMLFRIWVTIFDLEARWNWLIIALMLVSMLIGAFAGLGENSIRRVLGYQMINGMPFILIILAFTSDDPQRALAAGLLYTLHHMVTVGALILTSGAIEETYASGLLTRLSGLARRDPLVAALFAAGSFSIVGFPPFSGMWGKILIVMEIARVADWWAWTVIAVIVGASIGALLSMLRVWRKVFWGKPMQHQPAERRVSGRLLTPSVVLMAGSVAMFVFAGPLIDATLTSTAGLLDVTGYSAAILGENPVGVPDLTDLQGGR; encoded by the coding sequence ATGGACTGGACACTTCCCCTCTTCGCGGCGGTCCCCCTGTTCACCGCGGCCGTGGCTGTGCTGCTGCCGTGGCGGTGGGCCCGGGATGTGCTGCACATCGGCATCCCCACCCTCGGCATCCTGGCCGGCGCCTGGCTTTTCGCGTACACCGCGGAGCACGGCACGATCGCCCACAACGTCGGCCTGTACGTCGGTGGCGTGGCCATCCCGTTCGCGGCGGACACGTTCTCGGCGATCATGATCATCGCGACGATGATCGTCGCGGCGTCGGCCAACTGGTTCGCCACCCTGTCGGGTGAGACGGTGTCGCGCTACTACGCGTCGCTCACGCTCATCCTGGTCACGGGCGTCAACGGTGCCCTGCTCACCGCCGACCTGTTCAACTTCTTCGTGTTCATCGAGGTCATGCTCCTGCCGTCCTACGGCCTCATCGCGATGTCCGGCACCTGGGCCCGTCTGGCCGGTGGCCGCGCGTTCGTGCTGGTCAACCTGGCGGCGTCCACGCTGCTGCTCATCGGCGTCGGCGTCGTCTACGGCATCACCGGCACGGTGAACATCGCGGCGCTGCAGGGGGCGGCCGCGGGCAACGGTCCGGTGGTGGTGGCGATGGGCCTGGTGCTCATCGCGGTGGGCGCGAAGGCCGGCGTGTTCCCGGTGCACACCTGGCTGCCGCGCACCTACCCGGCCACCTCGGCGGCGGTGATGGGCCTGTTCTCGGGTCTGCACACCAAGGTCGCGGTGTACATGCTGTTCCGCATCTGGGTGACCATCTTCGACCTGGAGGCGCGCTGGAACTGGCTGATCATCGCCCTGATGCTGGTCTCCATGCTCATCGGCGCGTTCGCCGGCCTGGGCGAGAACTCGATCCGTCGGGTGCTGGGCTACCAGATGATCAACGGCATGCCCTTCATCCTCATCATTCTGGCGTTCACGTCGGATGACCCGCAGCGGGCGCTGGCGGCCGGTCTGCTGTACACGCTGCACCACATGGTGACGGTGGGGGCGCTGATCCTCACCTCCGGCGCCATCGAGGAGACCTACGCCAGCGGCCTGCTCACACGCCTGTCGGGTCTGGCGCGTCGCGATCCGCTGGTGGCCGCGCTGTTCGCCGCCGGGTCCTTCTCCATCGTCGGTTTCCCGCCGTTCTCGGGCATGTGGGGCAAGATCCTCATCGTCATGGAGATCGCCCGTGTCGCCGACTGGTGGGCGTGGACGGTCATCGCGGTGATCGTCGGCGCGTCGATCGGTGCGCTGCTGTCCATGCTGCGGGTGTGGCGCAAGGTGTTCTGGGGCAAACCGATGCAGCACCAGCCCGCTGAACGCCGTGTCTCCGGCCGTCTGCTGACGCCGTCGGTGGTGCTCATGGCGGGTTCCGTCGCCATGTTCGTCTTCGCGGGCCCGCTCATCGACGCCACGCTCACCTCCACCGCAGGGCTTCTCGACGTCACCGGCTACTCCGCCGCCATCCTCGGCGAGAATCCCGTCGGTGTCCCCGACCTGACCGACCTCCAGGGAGGCCGCTGA
- a CDS encoding cation:proton antiporter subunit C: MILALTIAVLVTGAVYLIQQRGMVRIVFGMSLLGHAGNLTLLAGGVGAWRGEPFADRTSLELAADPLPQAFVLTAIVIAMATTTILLTLAALGRDDDTDVPEPADDNIVDPVQTLGRAAVTGGN, from the coding sequence ATGATCCTGGCACTGACCATCGCGGTGCTCGTCACCGGGGCCGTCTACCTCATCCAGCAGCGTGGCATGGTGCGCATCGTGTTCGGCATGTCCCTGCTCGGGCACGCCGGCAACCTCACCCTGCTCGCGGGTGGCGTGGGCGCCTGGCGCGGCGAGCCCTTCGCCGACCGGACTTCCCTGGAGCTGGCGGCCGATCCGCTGCCCCAGGCGTTCGTGCTGACCGCCATCGTCATCGCCATGGCGACGACGACCATCCTGCTCACCCTCGCGGCCCTGGGCCGGGACGACGACACCGACGTCCCGGAGCCCGCGGACGACAACATCGTCGACCCGGTGCAGACGCTGGGTCGGGCCGCTGTCACCGGAGGCAACTAG
- a CDS encoding DUF4040 family protein — translation MTLILVIALAALAVVAAPPAVHILDRKAGWPLAGLFLVGAVLLGRELPGVMDGRPLTFDRVWVPDVVAPGMDVSFTLRGDALSLFFALLALVIGAVVFIYSAAYLPPRRGNTSFYTIMTAFTLSILLLVLADDVVLLFLAWELVSLASFMLIARSGSGGEAGSVRTLILTFIGGLTLLVAVAVAATAAGTTNLTGILASDFWSQRPELTVLVAVLVALSAFTKSAQLPFHFWLPEAMAAATPVSAFLHAAAVVKAGIYLLLRFSTVFHDVAVWNGLLIVVGMATAVMSAAFAVQKTDLKQLTAYSTVSHLGWIVATIGVGTPLALSAAVVHTAAHALFKSSLFMLIGVVDHEAGSRDIRRLGPLWNRMPWTFGSMVIGAASMASVPPLLGFVSKEGMLTAFQDAPASGPLLAVAAVGAVLTFTYSAKIVFGAFIDGPRDMSEVHEAPVSLWLPAALPGVMSLPLVFVLPLADAPLDAIVAAMGANHESHLALWHGVNTPLLISLGVLALGVLGVLARRQIWPALEGRKLAPATGNELLSALVGAATRTGRMLGAMADSHNPSRHLLPLVALVIILGGAAWLSPGVDGVTPAPRTPGLDNPWDLIPLVIIAVSVFGLMITNSRLSAAVLIGTAGVGMSLQMMLLGAPDVALTQLTVEALTVIVIMMVLRYQPNLFPRVKQNRRQVGSLVIALLAGAVAFGGVYSLLGRRERSELAMWYLTEAPEITGGNNIVATILVEFRALDTLGELSVLGMAAIVIAAVAQSMPRHPFKDGTRPAPFGQSQLNSIPMRKLIVLVIPVLAVLSVLVFMRGHQDPGGGFVAALIMGAAIGLTYLSRGRDDIVFRDSTPMWLTGVGIMTAVGAGFLGLLEGSFLFAIHGYILGEHMTTSLIFDLGIYLAVLGMLSMAINALGGYLRPGVDLDDLDYTPGSSADDSAAGDGESDRSSGDQGDSFGGEPAPEPFPAPINPAARPRDVLATDAKENDR, via the coding sequence GTGACACTGATTCTTGTCATTGCGCTCGCGGCACTGGCGGTTGTAGCGGCCCCACCCGCGGTGCACATCCTGGACAGAAAAGCAGGGTGGCCTCTGGCCGGCCTGTTCCTCGTGGGGGCGGTGCTGCTCGGCCGGGAGTTACCCGGCGTGATGGACGGTCGGCCCCTGACCTTCGACCGCGTGTGGGTGCCGGATGTGGTGGCCCCCGGCATGGACGTCAGTTTCACGCTGCGCGGCGATGCCCTGAGCCTCTTCTTCGCGCTGCTGGCGCTGGTCATCGGCGCGGTGGTGTTCATCTACTCCGCGGCCTATCTCCCGCCCCGCAGGGGCAACACGAGTTTCTACACGATCATGACGGCGTTCACGCTGTCGATCCTGCTGCTCGTCCTCGCCGACGACGTGGTCCTCCTCTTCCTCGCCTGGGAGCTCGTCTCGCTGGCGTCGTTCATGCTCATAGCCCGCTCCGGTTCCGGGGGTGAGGCCGGTTCGGTGCGCACCCTGATCCTGACCTTCATCGGCGGTCTGACGCTGCTGGTGGCGGTGGCGGTGGCCGCGACGGCCGCCGGGACCACCAACCTCACCGGCATCCTGGCCAGCGACTTCTGGTCGCAGCGCCCGGAGCTGACAGTGCTGGTGGCGGTGCTGGTGGCGCTGTCGGCGTTCACCAAGTCGGCGCAGCTGCCCTTCCACTTCTGGCTGCCGGAGGCGATGGCGGCGGCGACCCCGGTGTCGGCGTTCCTGCACGCCGCGGCGGTGGTCAAGGCCGGCATCTACCTGCTGTTGCGGTTCTCCACGGTGTTCCACGACGTCGCCGTGTGGAACGGCCTGCTCATCGTCGTCGGCATGGCCACGGCCGTCATGTCGGCGGCCTTCGCCGTGCAGAAGACCGACCTCAAGCAGCTCACCGCGTACTCGACGGTGTCGCACCTGGGCTGGATCGTCGCGACGATCGGCGTCGGCACGCCCCTCGCTCTGTCCGCGGCCGTGGTGCACACCGCCGCGCACGCCCTGTTCAAGTCCTCCCTGTTCATGCTCATCGGCGTGGTGGACCATGAGGCCGGGTCGCGGGACATCCGTCGGCTCGGCCCGCTGTGGAACCGCATGCCGTGGACCTTCGGCTCGATGGTGATCGGCGCGGCGTCGATGGCCTCGGTGCCACCGCTGCTCGGTTTCGTGTCCAAGGAGGGCATGCTCACCGCCTTCCAGGACGCCCCGGCCTCCGGCCCGCTCCTGGCGGTCGCGGCGGTCGGCGCGGTGCTCACCTTCACCTACTCGGCGAAGATCGTCTTCGGTGCGTTCATCGACGGCCCACGCGACATGTCGGAGGTCCACGAGGCGCCGGTGTCGCTGTGGCTGCCGGCCGCCCTGCCGGGCGTCATGTCCCTGCCGCTGGTCTTCGTCCTGCCGCTTGCCGACGCCCCCCTCGACGCCATCGTCGCCGCCATGGGCGCCAACCACGAGTCGCACCTGGCCCTGTGGCACGGGGTGAACACCCCGCTGCTCATCTCCCTCGGCGTGCTGGCGCTCGGTGTGCTCGGTGTCCTGGCCCGCAGGCAGATCTGGCCGGCCCTGGAGGGTCGCAAGCTAGCCCCCGCCACCGGCAACGAGCTGCTCTCCGCCCTGGTGGGAGCCGCCACCCGCACCGGCCGTATGCTCGGCGCGATGGCCGACAGCCACAACCCCTCGCGGCACCTCCTGCCGCTGGTCGCGCTGGTCATCATCCTGGGTGGCGCCGCCTGGCTGTCGCCGGGTGTCGACGGCGTCACCCCCGCCCCGCGTACCCCGGGCCTGGACAACCCGTGGGACCTCATCCCGCTGGTCATCATCGCGGTGTCCGTCTTCGGCCTGATGATCACCAACTCGCGGCTGTCCGCGGCGGTGCTCATCGGCACCGCCGGCGTGGGCATGAGCCTGCAGATGATGCTGCTGGGCGCCCCCGACGTCGCGCTCACACAGCTGACGGTCGAGGCGCTCACCGTCATCGTCATCATGATGGTGCTGCGCTACCAGCCGAACCTCTTCCCCCGGGTGAAGCAGAACCGCCGCCAGGTCGGCTCCCTGGTGATCGCGCTGCTCGCCGGTGCCGTCGCCTTCGGCGGGGTGTACTCCCTGCTGGGCCGAAGGGAGCGTTCCGAGCTGGCCATGTGGTACCTCACCGAGGCCCCGGAGATCACCGGCGGCAACAACATCGTCGCCACGATCCTGGTCGAGTTCCGTGCCCTGGACACCCTGGGCGAGCTCTCGGTGCTGGGCATGGCCGCCATCGTCATCGCGGCGGTGGCGCAGTCGATGCCGCGGCACCCCTTCAAGGACGGCACCCGCCCGGCGCCCTTCGGGCAGTCGCAGCTCAACTCCATCCCGATGCGCAAGCTCATCGTCCTGGTCATCCCCGTCCTGGCGGTGCTCAGCGTCCTGGTGTTCATGCGCGGACACCAGGACCCGGGCGGCGGTTTCGTCGCGGCTCTCATCATGGGTGCGGCGATCGGCCTGACCTACCTCTCGCGGGGCCGCGACGACATCGTCTTCCGCGACTCCACCCCGATGTGGCTGACCGGCGTCGGCATCATGACCGCGGTCGGCGCCGGTTTCCTCGGCCTCCTCGAGGGCTCCTTCCTCTTCGCCATCCACGGGTACATCCTGGGTGAGCACATGACCACCTCCCTCATCTTCGACCTGGGCATCTACCTGGCTGTGCTGGGCATGCTCTCGATGGCCATCAACGCGCTCGGCGGCTACCTGCGCCCGGGCGTGGATCTCGACGACCTCGACTACACCCCGGGTTCCTCCGCCGACGACAGCGCCGCCGGTGACGGCGAATCCGACCGCAGCAGCGGCGACCAGGGCGACAGCTTCGGCGGCGAACCCGCCCCGGAACCCTTCCCTGCGCCGATCAACCCGGCGGCGCGTCCACGTGACGTGCTCGCCACCGACGCGAAGGAGAACGACCGATGA
- a CDS encoding metallophosphoesterase: MNETAKVTLKKSFLPLAGALGAAALAGAGLAVWGNAELRRFELKDITVPLLAPGTLRGKSEFRLLHISDLHMIPGQSDKIAWVSALDALRPDLVVNTGDNLSDERAVPDVLRALGPLLNRPGMFVFGTNDYWAPQLPNPFKYLLGMRRIPSYIDLPWRDMRAAFIERGWQDATHRRLEFQVGSVRIAAAGVDDPHHDLDDYSLIEGAPHPDSDLSLALLHAPEPRVLTEFERDGYQLSLSGHTHGGQLCLPGSRAIVTNCGIDRARAQGLHDFGRMKMHVSNGLGTSRFVPLRLFCRPSATLLRITEKES, translated from the coding sequence GTGAACGAGACTGCCAAGGTGACCCTGAAGAAGAGCTTCCTCCCCCTCGCCGGAGCCCTCGGCGCGGCCGCCCTCGCGGGTGCGGGACTGGCCGTCTGGGGCAACGCGGAGCTCCGCCGCTTCGAGCTCAAGGACATCACGGTCCCCCTGCTCGCCCCCGGTACGCTGCGCGGGAAGTCGGAGTTCCGGCTGCTGCACATCTCGGACCTGCACATGATCCCCGGGCAGAGCGACAAGATCGCGTGGGTCAGCGCCCTCGACGCGCTGCGGCCGGACCTGGTGGTCAACACCGGCGACAACCTCTCGGACGAACGCGCCGTCCCCGACGTCCTCCGCGCGCTCGGCCCGCTGCTCAACCGCCCGGGCATGTTCGTCTTCGGCACCAACGACTACTGGGCCCCGCAGCTGCCCAACCCCTTCAAGTACCTGCTGGGCATGCGCCGCATCCCGTCGTACATCGACCTGCCGTGGCGGGACATGCGCGCCGCATTCATCGAGCGCGGCTGGCAGGACGCCACACACCGGCGCCTGGAGTTCCAGGTCGGTTCCGTCCGCATCGCCGCCGCGGGTGTCGACGACCCGCACCACGACCTCGACGACTACTCGCTCATCGAGGGTGCCCCGCACCCCGACTCCGACCTCTCCCTGGCGCTCCTCCACGCCCCGGAGCCGCGTGTGCTCACCGAGTTCGAGCGCGACGGCTACCAGCTGTCCCTGTCCGGCCACACGCACGGCGGCCAGCTGTGCCTGCCGGGCTCGCGGGCGATCGTGACCAACTGCGGCATCGACCGGGCGCGCGCCCAGGGGCTGCACGACTTCGGCCGGATGAAGATGCACGTGTCCAACGGTCTGGGCACCTCACGCTTCGTTCCGCTGCGCCTGTTCTGCCGACCCTCGGCAACCCTGCTCCGCATCACCGAAAAGGAGTCCTGA
- a CDS encoding GatB/YqeY domain-containing protein: MSELKDKIRADLKTAMLAKDKARTGTIRMLLAAIQGEETTGVKHEATDEDILKVIAREIKKRRESAQIYTDNNRPELAETELAEVAVLEEYQPAQLDDSAVASLVDDAVATVAAEAGIEPGEVSMKQMGQVMKAATAAAAGQVDGKRLSTAVRAKLA, translated from the coding sequence ATGAGTGAGCTCAAGGACAAGATCCGTGCCGACCTGAAGACCGCGATGCTGGCCAAGGACAAGGCCCGCACCGGCACCATCCGTATGCTCCTGGCTGCGATCCAGGGTGAGGAGACCACCGGCGTCAAGCATGAGGCGACCGACGAGGACATCCTCAAGGTGATCGCCCGGGAGATCAAGAAGCGCCGCGAGTCGGCGCAGATCTACACCGACAACAACCGCCCCGAGCTGGCCGAGACTGAACTCGCCGAGGTCGCGGTGCTCGAGGAGTACCAGCCCGCACAGCTGGATGACTCGGCTGTCGCCTCGCTTGTCGACGACGCCGTGGCCACCGTCGCCGCCGAGGCCGGTATCGAGCCGGGTGAGGTCTCGATGAAGCAGATGGGCCAGGTCATGAAGGCCGCCACCGCGGCCGCCGCCGGCCAGGTGGACGGCAAGCGTCTGTCCACCGCAGTGCGCGCGAAGCTGGCCTAG